From Nicotiana tabacum cultivar K326 chromosome 15, ASM71507v2, whole genome shotgun sequence, the proteins below share one genomic window:
- the LOC142169683 gene encoding uncharacterized protein LOC142169683 produces MANQVIVGALFQEGTSQVRPPYFNGQHFSHWKVRMEIYAKSYDVKVGRVIKKGNFPLPAAAQPPTDPEDIDEYTDEQMVVVQVNTKVRNLLYNAISGEEYEKISSCDTTKEMWDKLEVTYEGTSKVKETHINILVHDYELFQMKEGESIEEMFARFSKIISDLKAFGKPYSSGDQVRKNLRSLPTTWQTKVVTLKS; encoded by the coding sequence atggctAATCAAGTTATTGTCGGAGCACTCTTCCAAGAAGGAACATCGCAAGTAAGGCCACCATATTTCAATGGACAACATTTCTCTCATTGGAAAGTGCGTATGGAAATATACGCAAAGTCTTATGATGTCAAGGTCGGGCGAGTTATCAAAAAGGGGAACTTTCCTCTGCCGGCTGCTGCTCAACCACCTACTGATCCTGaagatatagatgaatatactgaTGAACAAATGGTAGTTGTGCAAGTTAATACTAAAGTAAGGAATCTGCTTTATAATGCTATAAGTGGTGAGGAATATGAGAAAATCTCTAGTTGCGATACAACCAAAGAGATGTGGGATAAACTTGAAGTTACTTATGAAGGAACCAGTAAAGTGAAAGAAACCCATATCAACATATTGGTTCATGACTACGAACTCTTCCagatgaaagaaggagaatccaTTGAAGAGATGTTTGCCAGATTTAGCAAAATCATTAGCGATCTAAAAGCTTTTGGCAAACCATACTCAAGTGGTGATCAAGTTAGGAAAAATTTGAGAAGTTTACCCACTACTTGGCAGACAAAAGTGGTTACACTTAAATCATAG